In a genomic window of Candidatus Eisenbacteria bacterium:
- a CDS encoding nuclear transport factor 2 family protein, whose amino-acid sequence MSSEPSALADRLAIDDQITRYCRAIDTGDWDLLDTIFTPDAVLDYVSSGGMRGAFPEVKAWLAGVLPFFAMRQHIVTNREITVTGDTATSRSSLYNPMGRTRADGGLDLFFTGATYHDRWRRTAGGWRITERTLVEHWRMSAPQ is encoded by the coding sequence ATGTCGTCCGAGCCGAGCGCCCTTGCCGATCGCCTCGCCATCGACGACCAGATCACGCGCTACTGCCGGGCGATCGACACCGGCGATTGGGATCTCCTCGACACCATCTTCACGCCCGACGCCGTGCTCGACTACGTGTCGAGCGGCGGGATGCGCGGCGCGTTCCCCGAGGTGAAGGCGTGGCTGGCGGGCGTGCTCCCCTTCTTCGCCATGCGCCAGCACATCGTGACCAACCGCGAGATAACGGTGACCGGCGACACCGCGACCAGCCGGTCCTCGCTCTACAACCCGATGGGCCGCACGCGCGCCGACGGCGGGCTCGACCTCTTCTTCACGGGCGCCACGTACCACGACCGGTGGCGGCGCACCGCCGGCGGCTGGCGCATCACCGAGCGCACGCTCGTGGAGCACTGGCGCATGAGCGCCCCGCAGTGA
- a CDS encoding acetyl-CoA acetyltransferase encodes MGKTDAIRDKVAIVGMGCCKFGENWDKDPQDMIVEAAYEAYQDAGIDNPQKQIEAVFCGAQYPSKGSAEVADALKLFDRPVTMVVNYCATGTDAFRCAVFSVACGMYDTVLVVGFDKPKDRGVSGPSVAVTGVRGLPATPAGWFSLCAAQYFETYGASREDLARIAVKNHHNGTLAPKSMLKREITVEDVLAARVISWPFGLYDCAAQSDGAAAAVITRRELAKGYRDDYILVRAIGIALAPNPQEDPSFDFLRWKATEMAARQVYAQAGITNPRKEIDLAQVHDCFTLTELLAYEDLGFCEKGSAKEHVKSGVFELGGELPVNTDGGLKTFGHPTGATGVRMIYENYKQLQGKAEKRQVKRANVALSHNIGGAPQACGICIVATP; translated from the coding sequence ATGGGCAAGACGGACGCCATTCGCGACAAGGTCGCCATCGTCGGCATGGGCTGCTGCAAGTTCGGCGAGAACTGGGACAAGGACCCGCAGGACATGATCGTCGAGGCGGCGTACGAGGCCTACCAGGACGCCGGCATCGACAACCCGCAGAAGCAGATCGAGGCCGTGTTCTGCGGCGCGCAATATCCCTCCAAGGGCTCGGCCGAGGTGGCCGACGCCTTGAAGCTCTTCGATCGGCCGGTCACGATGGTCGTCAACTACTGCGCGACGGGCACCGACGCATTCCGCTGCGCCGTCTTCTCGGTCGCGTGCGGCATGTACGACACCGTGCTCGTCGTCGGGTTCGACAAGCCGAAGGACCGCGGCGTCTCGGGCCCGAGCGTCGCCGTGACGGGCGTGCGCGGCCTGCCCGCGACGCCGGCCGGCTGGTTCTCCCTCTGCGCCGCGCAGTACTTCGAGACCTACGGCGCGTCGCGCGAGGACCTGGCGCGCATCGCCGTCAAGAACCACCACAACGGCACGCTCGCGCCCAAGTCCATGCTGAAGCGCGAGATCACGGTCGAGGACGTGCTGGCCGCGCGCGTCATCTCGTGGCCGTTCGGCCTCTACGACTGCGCCGCGCAGTCCGACGGCGCCGCCGCCGCCGTCATCACGCGGCGCGAGCTCGCCAAGGGCTACCGCGACGACTACATCCTCGTGCGGGCGATCGGCATCGCCCTCGCGCCGAATCCGCAGGAGGACCCGAGCTTCGACTTCCTGCGCTGGAAGGCGACGGAGATGGCCGCGCGGCAGGTCTATGCCCAAGCCGGCATCACGAACCCGCGCAAGGAGATCGACCTCGCGCAGGTCCACGACTGCTTCACGCTGACCGAGCTGCTCGCCTACGAGGACCTCGGCTTCTGCGAGAAGGGCTCGGCGAAGGAGCACGTGAAGAGCGGCGTCTTCGAGCTGGGCGGCGAGCTGCCGGTCAACACCGACGGCGGCCTCAAGACCTTCGGCCACCCGACCGGCGCCACCGGCGTCCGAATGATCTACGAGAACTACAAGCAGCTCCAGGGCAAGGCGGAGAAGCGCCAGGTGAAGCGCGCGAACGTGGCGCTGTCGCACAACATCGGCGGCGCGCCGCAGGCGTGCGGCATCTGCATCGTCGCGACGCCGTGA
- a CDS encoding GMC family oxidoreductase, translating into MSPPERLAADAVVVGSGAGGGPAAAVLAESGRRVIVVEAGPRLEAGDFTGDEGEMTARLWKVASTADTTMNLYAGACVGGSTVINDALCFRPAPEVLAEWRDAHGLAGLTDAAWAPFVERAWTDVHAEATGPDHLNRNARLLALGARRLGWSASATPRSVRDCANLGLCNYGCPSNAKQSTLVTYVPRAERAGARTLAGTRALRVRIEAGVARGVDAARADGTQVAIDAPLVCVAAGVLETPALLLRSGVGGRAGQGLQFHSSVHVTARFAEPVHGYYGPTMAWAVDELSDVHGHRGPGAMIESVTVHPIVAASALPGFGAAHAETMAALPNLARALVVIHDRTRGTIGAEGAVRYELAPEDLERLWAGMVGAASCYLNAGAEEVLLPINGTEPIRREADLAAMKTRPLRPSDLALLYAVHLFGGAAMAGSPAQGACDASGAVFGVRGLYVACASSLPSATGVNPQITVIANALRIAEGIVRGPA; encoded by the coding sequence GTGAGCCCGCCCGAGCGGCTCGCGGCCGATGCCGTCGTCGTCGGAAGCGGCGCCGGCGGCGGTCCCGCGGCCGCCGTGCTCGCGGAGTCCGGCCGGCGCGTGATCGTGGTCGAGGCCGGCCCGCGGCTCGAAGCCGGCGACTTCACCGGCGACGAGGGCGAGATGACGGCGCGCCTGTGGAAGGTGGCGTCGACCGCCGACACGACCATGAACCTCTATGCCGGCGCATGCGTCGGCGGCTCGACGGTCATCAACGACGCGCTCTGCTTCCGGCCGGCACCGGAGGTGCTCGCCGAGTGGCGCGACGCCCACGGCCTCGCCGGGCTCACCGACGCCGCGTGGGCGCCGTTCGTCGAGCGCGCGTGGACCGACGTTCACGCCGAGGCGACCGGGCCGGATCATCTGAACCGCAACGCCCGCCTGCTGGCCCTGGGCGCCAGACGGCTCGGCTGGTCGGCGTCGGCGACGCCGCGGAGCGTGCGCGACTGCGCGAACCTGGGCCTGTGCAACTACGGGTGCCCCAGCAACGCCAAGCAGTCGACGCTGGTCACGTACGTGCCGCGGGCCGAGCGCGCGGGTGCGCGCACGCTCGCCGGCACGCGCGCGCTGCGCGTTCGCATCGAGGCGGGCGTCGCACGCGGCGTCGACGCCGCCCGCGCGGACGGCACGCAGGTCGCGATCGACGCGCCGCTCGTCTGCGTCGCCGCGGGCGTGCTCGAAACGCCGGCGTTGCTCCTGCGCAGCGGCGTCGGCGGGCGCGCGGGGCAGGGGCTGCAGTTCCATTCCAGCGTCCACGTGACGGCGCGTTTCGCCGAGCCGGTGCACGGCTACTACGGGCCGACGATGGCGTGGGCCGTCGACGAGCTGTCCGACGTGCACGGGCACCGCGGGCCCGGTGCCATGATCGAGAGCGTCACGGTGCACCCGATCGTCGCGGCATCGGCGCTGCCCGGGTTCGGCGCAGCCCACGCCGAGACCATGGCGGCGCTGCCGAATCTCGCCCGTGCGCTCGTCGTGATCCACGATCGCACGCGCGGCACGATCGGCGCGGAGGGTGCCGTGCGATACGAGCTCGCGCCCGAGGACCTGGAGCGCCTGTGGGCGGGCATGGTCGGCGCCGCGAGCTGCTACCTCAACGCCGGCGCCGAGGAGGTGCTGCTGCCCATCAACGGGACGGAGCCGATCCGTCGCGAGGCGGACCTGGCGGCGATGAAGACGCGGCCGCTTCGGCCGAGCGATCTCGCCCTCCTGTACGCCGTGCACCTCTTCGGCGGGGCGGCGATGGCGGGGTCGCCCGCGCAGGGCGCGTGCGATGCGTCCGGCGCGGTGTTCGGCGTGCGCGGGCTCTACGTCGCCTGCGCCTCGAGCCTGCCGTCGGCGACCGGCGTCAATCCGCAGATCACGGTGATCGCGAACGCGCTCCGCATCGCCGAGGGGATCGTGCGAGGGCCGGCGTGA
- a CDS encoding adenylate/guanylate cyclase domain-containing protein, producing MTRPRVRSFRNPQEVRRFPNGRIETVTHQEVTVGRFVLEPGWRWSRDVGPIAGTQSCQMHHQGVVLSGRLHVETDDGVVGEVGVDDVYDLPPGHDAWVVGDEPFVAIEFASAHIYGVPADGDRVLATVLCTDIVDSTAHLRRLGDTAWRELLLQHNQRLRLQLNAFRGREFATTGDGFLAVFDGAARAVRCAETMGRAVAGLGIAIRAGVHTGEVEFVSNQARGLTVYEAVRVAGIGQAGDVLVSATTKLLLTGAGLAFESAGVHELKGLGEPRELFRLTT from the coding sequence ATGACGCGCCCCCGAGTCCGCAGCTTCCGCAATCCGCAGGAGGTTCGACGGTTCCCCAACGGGCGCATCGAGACCGTCACCCACCAGGAGGTCACCGTCGGTCGGTTCGTCCTCGAGCCGGGCTGGCGCTGGTCGCGCGACGTCGGCCCGATCGCGGGCACGCAGTCGTGCCAGATGCATCATCAGGGCGTCGTCCTGTCGGGTCGGCTGCACGTCGAGACCGACGACGGCGTCGTCGGCGAAGTCGGCGTGGACGACGTGTACGACCTGCCGCCCGGACACGACGCCTGGGTGGTCGGCGACGAGCCGTTCGTCGCCATCGAGTTCGCGAGCGCCCACATCTACGGCGTGCCGGCCGACGGTGATCGCGTTCTCGCGACCGTGCTTTGCACGGACATCGTCGACTCCACGGCGCACCTCCGGCGCCTCGGCGACACGGCATGGCGCGAGCTGCTGCTCCAGCACAACCAGCGGCTCCGCCTGCAGCTCAACGCGTTCCGCGGTCGCGAGTTCGCCACCACAGGCGACGGCTTCCTCGCCGTCTTCGACGGAGCGGCACGCGCCGTCCGATGTGCCGAGACCATGGGACGCGCAGTCGCCGGGCTCGGCATCGCGATTCGCGCCGGCGTTCACACGGGCGAGGTCGAGTTCGTCTCCAATCAGGCTCGAGGGCTCACCGTTTACGAAGCCGTGCGGGTGGCGGGCATCGGACAGGCGGGCGACGTGCTCGTCTCCGCCACCACCAAGCTGCTGCTCACCGGCGCCGGGCTCGCGTTCGAGTCTGCCGGCGTCCACGAGCTGAAGGGGCTGGGCGAGCCGCGCGAGCTGTTCCGGCTCACGACGTGA
- a CDS encoding zinc ribbon domain-containing protein, whose translation MPGITSYGAYIPRLRLPLAAIGGGAPKPGGPEKAVAGWDEDSITMGVAAAIDCLRGVDRASVDAVLFASTTYPFKEKQGAAIVAKALDLRRDVYTADLGDSLRAGTNALRAGLDAIQAGSAKRVLVVVSDTRMAAPRSAPESNLGDAAAAFLLGDTEVAAEIRVAHSVADEIIDVWRTEGDPFVHAWEDRFVVDHGYRHNVREVVKGLLAKAGIGPKDVTKAAVYGPDARAHATVVRELGLDPQAQVQDALFGKVGSAGAALAPLLLAGALEQAKAGHKLLVVAYGDGADALLLETTPLVERLEGRRGIAWHLARRAEMKSYDTYLRFRQFIATEHDRRAGAGLSATKHFRDRDEDLTLIAQKCRRCGQAQFPRQRVCFSCFAKDEFDKVRLSDKVGAVRSFTFDNFAGSPTPPLVAGIVEVEGARLYLQMTDVDPKEVKLAMPVELTFRKIHEAGGTPNYFWKSTPLR comes from the coding sequence ATGCCCGGAATCACGTCGTACGGTGCCTACATTCCCCGCCTGCGCCTCCCGCTCGCCGCAATCGGTGGCGGCGCGCCGAAGCCGGGCGGCCCCGAGAAGGCCGTCGCCGGCTGGGACGAGGACAGCATCACGATGGGCGTCGCGGCGGCCATCGACTGCCTGCGCGGCGTCGATCGCGCCTCGGTCGACGCGGTGCTGTTCGCGTCGACGACCTATCCGTTCAAGGAGAAACAGGGTGCGGCGATCGTCGCAAAGGCGCTCGACCTGCGTCGCGACGTCTACACCGCCGACCTCGGCGATTCCCTGCGCGCCGGGACGAACGCGCTCCGCGCCGGGCTCGACGCCATCCAGGCCGGGTCGGCCAAGCGCGTCCTCGTCGTCGTATCGGACACGCGCATGGCCGCGCCGCGCAGCGCACCCGAAAGCAATCTCGGCGACGCGGCGGCGGCGTTCCTGCTCGGCGACACCGAGGTCGCGGCGGAGATCCGCGTCGCGCACTCGGTCGCCGACGAGATCATCGACGTGTGGCGGACCGAGGGCGATCCCTTCGTGCACGCCTGGGAAGACCGCTTCGTCGTCGATCACGGCTATCGGCACAACGTGCGCGAGGTGGTGAAGGGGCTCCTCGCGAAGGCCGGCATCGGACCCAAGGACGTCACCAAAGCCGCCGTCTACGGTCCGGACGCACGCGCCCACGCGACGGTCGTGCGCGAGCTGGGGCTCGACCCGCAGGCTCAGGTGCAGGACGCTCTGTTCGGGAAGGTCGGCAGCGCCGGGGCGGCGCTGGCGCCGCTGCTCCTCGCCGGCGCGCTCGAGCAGGCCAAGGCGGGGCACAAGCTCCTCGTCGTCGCCTACGGCGACGGTGCGGACGCGCTGCTGCTCGAGACGACGCCGCTCGTCGAGCGGCTCGAGGGGCGGCGCGGCATCGCCTGGCATCTGGCCCGCCGCGCCGAGATGAAGAGCTACGACACCTACCTCCGCTTCCGGCAGTTCATCGCCACCGAGCACGACCGCCGCGCGGGCGCCGGTCTCTCGGCGACCAAGCACTTCCGCGATCGCGACGAGGACCTGACGCTCATCGCGCAGAAGTGCCGGCGCTGCGGCCAGGCGCAGTTCCCGCGCCAGCGCGTGTGCTTCTCGTGCTTCGCGAAGGACGAATTCGACAAGGTGCGCCTGTCGGACAAGGTCGGCGCCGTGCGCTCGTTCACCTTCGACAACTTCGCGGGCAGTCCGACCCCGCCGCTGGTGGCCGGCATCGTGGAGGTGGAGGGCGCACGCCTCTACCTACAGATGACCGACGTCGATCCGAAGGAGGTGAAGCTCGCCATGCCGGTCGAGCTCACCTTCCGCAAGATCCACGAAGCCGGCGGCACCCCGAACTACTTCTGGAAGTCGACCCCGCTCCGATAG
- a CDS encoding aldehyde dehydrogenase family protein translates to MFASVDPVSGETIETFAETTRQQVGDALARAGRARAAWGEMSFEARGACLAAAARVLRERAGAYARTMAREMGKPVAQGEAEIEKCAWACEYFAAEAAGMLAAQPRPSDAPRSYVRFDPLGTVLAVMPWNYPFWQVFRCAAPTLMAGNTMVLKHAANVSRCALEMGAALEAAGLPAGAFEVVLLEPSRLDDVIADDRIHAVTLTGSTGAGRAVAAAAGRALKKSVLELGGSDAFLVLDDADLDAAARVAAEARLVNAGQSCIAAKRFIVVEAVADGFVARFVEHMRGARVGNPLDRATTVGPLARKDLRDELHRQVASSLALGARALLGGSIPDGPGAFYPPTVLAGVAPGQPAFDEETFGPVAAVVRVRDEAEAVRLANRSPYGLAASVWTRDPPRADRLAAALEVGSVFVNGQVRSDPRLPFGGIKASGYGRELSEYGIREFVNVKTVVVR, encoded by the coding sequence GTGTTCGCGTCCGTCGACCCGGTGAGCGGTGAGACGATCGAGACGTTCGCCGAGACCACGCGGCAGCAGGTCGGCGACGCGCTCGCGCGCGCCGGGCGTGCGCGCGCCGCGTGGGGCGAAATGTCCTTCGAAGCGCGCGGCGCGTGTCTTGCGGCGGCGGCGCGGGTGCTGCGCGAGCGGGCGGGGGCGTACGCCCGCACGATGGCGCGCGAGATGGGAAAGCCGGTCGCGCAGGGCGAGGCGGAGATCGAGAAGTGCGCGTGGGCCTGCGAGTACTTCGCCGCCGAGGCCGCGGGCATGCTCGCGGCGCAGCCACGGCCGAGCGATGCGCCGCGCAGCTACGTCCGCTTCGACCCGCTCGGCACGGTGCTCGCGGTGATGCCGTGGAACTATCCGTTCTGGCAGGTCTTTCGGTGCGCGGCGCCGACCCTCATGGCGGGCAACACGATGGTGCTGAAGCACGCCGCCAACGTCTCGCGCTGCGCGCTCGAGATGGGTGCGGCGCTGGAGGCGGCGGGACTGCCGGCGGGCGCGTTCGAGGTCGTCCTGCTGGAGCCGTCGCGACTGGACGACGTGATCGCGGACGATCGCATCCACGCCGTCACGCTCACGGGAAGCACCGGCGCCGGACGCGCCGTGGCGGCCGCCGCGGGTCGTGCGCTCAAGAAGAGCGTCCTCGAGCTGGGCGGCAGCGACGCCTTCCTCGTCCTCGACGACGCCGACCTCGACGCCGCCGCACGCGTGGCGGCCGAGGCGCGGCTCGTGAACGCGGGCCAGAGCTGCATCGCTGCCAAGCGGTTCATCGTGGTCGAGGCGGTGGCGGACGGGTTCGTCGCGCGCTTCGTGGAGCACATGCGCGGCGCGCGCGTCGGCAATCCGCTCGATCGCGCGACCACCGTGGGTCCGCTCGCGCGCAAGGACCTGCGCGACGAGCTCCACCGGCAGGTCGCCTCGTCACTCGCGCTCGGCGCGCGCGCGCTGCTGGGCGGCAGCATTCCGGATGGACCCGGCGCGTTCTACCCGCCGACCGTCCTCGCGGGCGTCGCGCCGGGCCAGCCGGCATTCGACGAGGAGACGTTCGGGCCCGTCGCCGCCGTCGTGCGGGTACGGGACGAGGCCGAGGCGGTGCGCCTCGCGAACCGGTCGCCGTACGGCCTCGCCGCGTCCGTCTGGACGCGCGACCCCCCGCGCGCCGATCGCCTCGCCGCGGCGCTCGAGGTGGGGAGCGTGTTCGTGAACGGACAGGTCCGCTCCGATCCGCGCCTGCCGTTCGGAGGCATCAAGGCGTCCGGGTATGGACGCGAGCTGTCGGAATACGGCATACGGGAGTTTGTCAACGTAAAGACCGTGGTCGTTCGTTGA